The Streptomyces europaeiscabiei genome window below encodes:
- a CDS encoding ABC transporter permease produces MSADSASTTPAAPGGPALAGPPVHGSRTGSTYPRYVAGKLGGAAVSLLAVLVTSFFLFRLIPGDPVKFMTGGRQVSAEQLAAYREEFGLDLPLWEQFTDYCGKALTGDLGTSYQFRAPVIDKITEALPNTLLLTGTAFVLYTSLGIFLGTRAAWRHGRLGDRLHTGLALALYSIPSFWLGLLLIIVFAVGPGPLPGLFPTGGMESGGEEGFAYVTDVAHHLVLPVITLVAVEYGQTLLVARSALLDEMGGDYLTTARAKGLRDDLVRRRHAVPNAMLPTVTLIFINLGRTVAGVILVETVFSWPGLGGLFYQALSVPDLPLVQGLFFVFAAAVIVMNTLADLVYPLLDPRVGR; encoded by the coding sequence ATGAGCGCTGACTCGGCATCCACCACCCCGGCCGCCCCCGGTGGACCCGCCCTCGCCGGACCACCCGTCCACGGCTCGCGGACCGGAAGCACGTATCCGCGTTATGTCGCGGGGAAACTGGGGGGCGCCGCCGTCTCCCTGCTCGCCGTACTCGTCACCAGCTTCTTCCTCTTCCGGCTGATCCCGGGCGACCCCGTCAAGTTCATGACGGGCGGCCGCCAGGTGTCGGCCGAGCAACTGGCCGCGTACCGCGAAGAGTTCGGCCTGGACCTGCCGCTGTGGGAACAGTTCACGGACTACTGCGGCAAGGCGCTCACCGGTGACCTCGGCACGTCGTACCAGTTCCGGGCACCGGTCATCGACAAGATCACCGAGGCGCTGCCGAACACGCTGCTGCTCACCGGTACCGCATTCGTCCTGTACACCTCGCTCGGCATCTTCCTGGGCACCCGCGCGGCGTGGCGGCACGGGCGGCTCGGGGACCGGCTGCACACCGGTCTGGCGCTGGCCCTCTACTCGATCCCGTCCTTCTGGCTGGGCCTGCTGCTCATCATCGTTTTCGCGGTGGGCCCGGGCCCGCTCCCCGGGCTCTTCCCGACCGGTGGCATGGAGTCGGGGGGCGAGGAGGGCTTCGCGTACGTCACCGACGTGGCCCACCATCTCGTGCTGCCGGTGATCACGCTGGTCGCGGTCGAGTACGGCCAGACGCTGCTGGTCGCCCGCTCGGCACTGCTCGACGAGATGGGCGGCGACTATCTGACCACCGCGCGGGCCAAGGGGCTGAGGGACGACCTGGTACGACGTCGGCACGCCGTGCCGAACGCGATGCTGCCGACGGTGACGCTGATCTTCATCAACCTCGGCCGGACCGTCGCCGGCGTGATCCTCGTCGAGACCGTCTTCTCCTGGCCGGGCCTCGGCGGGCTCTTCTACCAGGCGCTGAGCGTGCCCGACCTCCCCCTCGTCCAAGGGCTGTTCTTCGTCTTCGCCGCAGCGGTGATCGTGATGAACACACTCGCCGACCTGGTCTATCCACTGCTCGACCCCCGGGTGGGCCGATGA